From one Streptomyces chromofuscus genomic stretch:
- a CDS encoding inorganic diphosphatase — MEFDVTIEIPKGSRNKYEVDHETGRIRLDRRLFTSTSYPADYGFVENTLGEDGDPLDALVILDEPTFPGCLIQCRAIGMFRMTDEAGGDDKLLCVPAHDPRVEHLRDIHHVSEFDRLEIQHFFEVYKDLEPGKSVEGANWVGRTEAEAEIERSYKRFKEQGGH; from the coding sequence GTGGAGTTCGACGTCACGATCGAGATCCCGAAGGGTTCGCGCAACAAGTACGAGGTGGACCACGAGACCGGACGCATCCGCCTGGACCGCCGCCTGTTCACGTCGACCAGCTACCCGGCCGACTACGGCTTCGTCGAGAACACCCTCGGCGAGGACGGCGACCCGCTGGACGCGCTGGTCATCCTGGACGAGCCGACGTTCCCCGGCTGCCTCATCCAGTGCCGTGCGATCGGCATGTTCCGGATGACCGACGAGGCGGGCGGCGACGACAAGCTGCTGTGCGTGCCGGCCCACGACCCGCGCGTGGAGCACCTGCGTGACATCCACCACGTGTCGGAGTTCGACCGCCTGGAGATCCAGCACTTCTTCGAGGTCTACAAGGACCTGGAGCCCGGCAAGTCCGTCGAGGGCGCCAACTGGGTGGGCCGGACCGAGGCCGAGGCGGAGATCGAGCGGTCCTACAAGCGTTTCAAGGAGCAGGGCGGTCACTGA